In the Klebsiella aerogenes KCTC 2190 genome, one interval contains:
- the yeaW gene encoding carnitine monooxygenase, oxygenase subunit YeaW — MSNLSPDFTLPINFCANPQDAWTIPARFYTDSQAFEHEKERIFANSWICVAHGSEVARPNDYITREIIGENIVIVRGRDNILRAFYNVCPHRGHQLLSGEGKAKNVITCPYHAWAFKLDGNLAHARNCENVENFDSDKATLVPVRLEEYAGFVFINMNPQAESVETQLPGLQDKVLEVCPDVHELKLAARFTTLTPANWKNIVDNYLECYHCGPAHPGFSDSVQVDRYWHTMHGKWTLQYGFAKPSEQSFKFEEGTDAAFHGFWLWPCTMLNVTPIKGMMTVIYEFPVDEETTLQNYDIYFTNEELTDDQKALIEWYRDVFRPEDLRLVESVQKGLKSRGYRGQGRIMADNSGSGISEHGIAHFHNLVAQVFQP; from the coding sequence ATGAGCAATTTAAGCCCTGACTTTACCCTGCCGATTAACTTTTGTGCCAATCCACAGGACGCCTGGACCATTCCGGCCCGTTTTTACACCGACAGCCAGGCGTTTGAGCACGAGAAAGAGCGTATCTTCGCCAATAGCTGGATTTGCGTCGCCCACGGCAGCGAAGTCGCCAGGCCGAACGATTACATTACCCGAGAGATCATCGGCGAAAATATCGTTATCGTCCGCGGGCGCGACAACATTCTGCGCGCCTTCTATAACGTCTGCCCGCACCGCGGCCACCAGTTGCTGAGCGGCGAAGGTAAAGCCAAAAACGTGATTACCTGCCCCTATCACGCCTGGGCCTTCAAGCTGGACGGCAATCTCGCCCACGCCCGCAACTGCGAAAACGTGGAGAATTTCGATAGCGATAAGGCAACGCTTGTGCCGGTTCGCCTTGAAGAGTATGCCGGCTTTGTATTTATCAATATGAACCCGCAAGCGGAGAGCGTGGAAACACAACTACCGGGGCTACAGGACAAAGTGCTGGAAGTCTGCCCGGATGTTCATGAGCTGAAACTGGCGGCGCGCTTTACCACTCTTACCCCGGCGAACTGGAAAAATATCGTCGATAACTATCTGGAATGTTATCACTGCGGCCCGGCGCACCCGGGCTTCTCGGATTCCGTGCAGGTTGACCGTTACTGGCACACCATGCACGGCAAATGGACGCTGCAGTATGGCTTTGCCAAACCGTCCGAGCAGTCCTTTAAATTCGAAGAAGGTACCGACGCCGCGTTCCACGGTTTCTGGCTGTGGCCGTGCACCATGCTCAACGTCACGCCGATCAAAGGCATGATGACCGTCATTTATGAATTCCCGGTGGATGAAGAGACCACCCTGCAGAACTACGACATCTATTTCACCAATGAAGAGCTGACCGACGATCAGAAGGCGCTGATTGAGTGGTATCGCGACGTGTTCCGCCCGGAAGATTTACGCCTGGTGGAAAGCGTGCAGAAGGGGCTGAAGTCCCGCGGCTATCGCGGCCAGGGACGCATTATGGCGGATAACAGCGGCAGCGGGATCTCCGAGCATGGGATCGCGCATTTCCACAATCTGGTCGCCCAGGTGTTCCAGCCGTAA
- a CDS encoding BCCT family transporter: protein MLSNVKKKDVPLIVISLAAIVFIAATLSLFPQQTAQAANSIFNGVTRLLGSAVQVLVLLALGLVLYLATSKYGNIRLGEGKAEYSTLSWLFMFICAGLGSSTLYWGVAEWAYYYQTPGLNIAPHSAKALEYSIPYSFFHWGISAWATYTLASLIMAYHFHVRKNKGLSLSGIISAITGVNPQGFWGRLVDLMFLIATVGALTISLVVTAATFTRGLSALTGLPDNFTVQAFVILLSGGIFCMSSWIGINNGLQRLSKMVGWGAFLLPLVVLLIGPTEFITNNIINAIGLTSQNFLQMSLFTDPLGDGAFTRNWTVFYWLWWISYTPGVAMFVTRVSRGRKIKEVIWGLILGSTAGCWFFFGVMESYAMHQFVNGVINVPQVMQTLGGETAVQQVLMSLPAGKLFLAAYLFVMIVFLASHMDAVAYTMAATSTRNLREGEDPDRGMRLFWCVVITLIPLSILFTGASLETMKTTVVLTALPFLAILLIKTGGFVRWLKQDYAHVPVHQIETHTPEPIVKAETLPVGAVLKGDGQSL, encoded by the coding sequence ATGTTGAGCAACGTAAAGAAAAAAGATGTGCCGCTGATTGTCATCAGCCTGGCGGCCATTGTTTTCATCGCCGCTACATTAAGTCTCTTCCCCCAACAAACCGCCCAGGCGGCAAATTCGATTTTTAACGGCGTTACCCGCCTGCTGGGTTCCGCGGTACAGGTGCTGGTGCTGCTGGCGCTGGGACTGGTGTTATATCTGGCCACCAGCAAATACGGCAATATCCGGCTCGGCGAAGGCAAAGCCGAGTACAGCACTCTCTCATGGCTGTTTATGTTTATCTGCGCCGGACTCGGCTCCTCTACGCTGTACTGGGGTGTTGCCGAGTGGGCTTATTACTACCAGACCCCTGGCCTGAATATTGCGCCGCATTCGGCAAAAGCGCTGGAATACAGCATCCCGTACTCTTTCTTCCACTGGGGCATTAGCGCGTGGGCGACCTACACCCTCGCCTCGCTGATCATGGCCTATCACTTCCACGTGCGGAAAAATAAAGGCCTCAGCCTTTCCGGGATCATTTCGGCGATCACCGGCGTCAATCCGCAGGGCTTCTGGGGTCGCCTGGTTGACCTGATGTTCCTGATCGCCACCGTCGGCGCGTTAACCATTTCGCTGGTAGTCACTGCCGCCACCTTCACCCGCGGCCTGTCAGCTCTCACCGGACTGCCGGATAACTTCACCGTCCAGGCGTTTGTGATCCTGCTCTCCGGCGGTATTTTCTGCATGAGTTCGTGGATTGGTATCAACAACGGCCTGCAGCGTCTGAGCAAAATGGTCGGCTGGGGGGCGTTCCTGCTGCCGTTGGTGGTATTACTGATCGGCCCGACCGAATTCATCACCAATAACATCATCAACGCCATCGGTCTGACGAGCCAAAACTTCCTGCAGATGAGCCTGTTTACCGACCCGCTCGGCGACGGCGCCTTTACCCGCAACTGGACTGTCTTCTACTGGTTGTGGTGGATCTCCTATACCCCTGGGGTGGCGATGTTCGTCACCCGCGTCTCCCGCGGACGCAAAATCAAAGAGGTCATTTGGGGACTGATTCTCGGTAGCACTGCCGGCTGCTGGTTCTTCTTCGGAGTGATGGAAAGCTACGCCATGCATCAGTTCGTCAACGGCGTGATTAACGTGCCGCAGGTCATGCAGACCCTCGGCGGCGAAACCGCCGTCCAGCAGGTGCTGATGTCGCTGCCGGCGGGCAAGCTGTTCCTCGCCGCCTATCTGTTCGTGATGATTGTTTTCCTCGCTTCGCACATGGATGCGGTGGCTTACACCATGGCGGCGACCAGTACCCGTAACCTGCGCGAAGGCGAGGATCCGGATCGCGGCATGCGCCTGTTCTGGTGCGTGGTGATCACCCTCATCCCGCTCTCGATTCTGTTTACCGGCGCCTCGCTGGAAACCATGAAAACCACCGTGGTGCTGACCGCCTTACCGTTCCTTGCCATTTTACTGATCAAGACCGGCGGCTTTGTACGCTGGCTAAAACAGGACTACGCCCACGTGCCTGTGCATCAGATAGAAACCCATACGCCCGAGCCGATCGTTAAAGCCGAGACGCTGCCGGTTGGCGCGGTACTCAAAGGCGACGGCCAGTCGCTGTAA
- a CDS encoding tartrate dehydrogenase, with protein MKKTCRIAAIPGDGIGKEVLPEGIRVLQAAAQRWDLSLSFEQMEWASCEYYTHHGKMMPDDWREQLQGFDAIYFGAVGWPDTVPDHISLWGSLLKFRREFDQYVNLRPVRLFPGVPCPLAGKKAGDIDFYVVRENTEGEYSALGGRANEGTEHEVVIQESVFTRRGVDRILRYAFELAQSRPRKTLTSATKSNGLAISMPYWDERVEEMAKSYPEIRWDKQHIDILCARFVLQPERFDVVVGSNLFGDILSDLGPACTGTIGIAPSANLNPERTFPSLFEPVHGSAPDIYGKNIANPIATVWAGAMMLDFLGNGDERYHAAHNGILAAIEQVIASGPKTPDMKGNASTQQVSDAICKAILA; from the coding sequence ATGAAAAAAACCTGTCGTATTGCCGCCATCCCCGGTGACGGAATTGGTAAAGAAGTTCTGCCTGAAGGTATTCGCGTGCTGCAAGCCGCCGCGCAGCGTTGGGATCTGTCGCTGAGCTTCGAACAGATGGAGTGGGCAAGCTGCGAATATTACACCCATCACGGCAAGATGATGCCGGACGACTGGCGCGAGCAGTTGCAGGGCTTCGATGCTATCTATTTCGGCGCCGTCGGCTGGCCGGATACCGTCCCCGACCATATCTCGCTTTGGGGGTCGCTGCTGAAGTTCCGCCGTGAGTTCGATCAGTACGTCAACCTGCGCCCGGTGCGCCTGTTCCCCGGCGTCCCCTGTCCGCTGGCGGGTAAAAAGGCCGGCGACATCGATTTTTACGTGGTGCGCGAAAATACTGAAGGCGAATATTCCGCCCTTGGCGGTCGCGCCAATGAAGGCACCGAGCATGAAGTGGTGATTCAGGAGTCGGTCTTCACCCGCCGCGGCGTTGACCGGATCCTGCGCTACGCCTTTGAGCTGGCGCAAAGCCGCCCGCGTAAAACGCTGACCTCAGCCACCAAATCTAACGGTCTGGCGATCAGCATGCCCTACTGGGATGAGCGCGTGGAAGAGATGGCCAAAAGCTATCCCGAGATTCGCTGGGACAAGCAGCATATCGATATTCTCTGCGCCCGCTTCGTGCTGCAGCCGGAACGTTTCGACGTGGTCGTCGGCTCCAATTTGTTTGGCGATATTCTGTCGGATCTCGGCCCGGCCTGTACCGGCACTATCGGTATTGCGCCGTCGGCTAACCTGAACCCAGAGCGGACCTTCCCGTCGCTGTTCGAACCGGTTCACGGGTCGGCGCCGGATATCTACGGTAAAAATATCGCCAACCCGATCGCTACCGTTTGGGCCGGGGCGATGATGCTCGATTTCCTCGGAAACGGCGACGAGCGCTACCATGCCGCGCACAACGGCATTCTGGCGGCGATAGAGCAGGTGATCGCCAGCGGGCCGAAAACCCCGGACATGAAAGGCAACGCCTCAACGCAGCAGGTCAGCGACGCTATCTGTAAGGCCATTTTGGCGTAA
- a CDS encoding LysR substrate-binding domain-containing protein has translation MKHKTQIMNNLPLLNDLRVFMLVARRAGFAAAAEELGVSPAFVSKRVSLLEQTLHVMLLHRTTRRVTITEEGERIYEWAQRILQDVDEMMDELSDVRQVPQGTLRIISSFGFGRRVVAPALSALARQYPQLELRFDVQDRLVDLVNEGVDLDIRVGDDIAPNLIARKLATNHRILCASPQFLARHPQPKQLSDLATLPCLVIKERDHPFGVWQLHSKEGQHAIKVTGPLSSNHGEIVHQWCLDGQGIALRSWWDVSENIASGHLVHVLPDYYQPANVWAVYVSRLATSAKIRTTVEFLRHYFQQHYPQQCIVSSEENSRRPAPPAEGVTDE, from the coding sequence GTGAAACATAAAACACAGATCATGAATAATCTGCCGCTGCTAAATGATTTACGCGTGTTCATGCTGGTCGCTCGCCGGGCTGGTTTTGCCGCCGCCGCCGAGGAGCTTGGCGTCTCACCGGCGTTCGTCAGCAAGCGGGTTTCGCTGCTGGAGCAAACCCTGCATGTGATGTTGCTGCACCGTACCACCCGTCGGGTCACCATTACCGAAGAGGGGGAGCGGATCTACGAATGGGCGCAGCGCATTCTGCAGGATGTGGATGAGATGATGGACGAGCTTTCCGACGTGCGTCAGGTACCGCAGGGAACGCTACGGATTATCAGCAGCTTCGGCTTTGGTCGCCGGGTGGTCGCCCCCGCGCTGTCGGCGCTGGCGCGCCAGTACCCACAACTTGAGCTGCGCTTCGATGTCCAGGACCGGCTGGTGGATTTAGTCAATGAAGGGGTGGATCTCGATATTCGCGTCGGCGACGATATCGCGCCGAATCTGATTGCCCGCAAGCTTGCGACCAACCACCGTATTCTCTGCGCGTCACCGCAGTTTCTTGCCCGCCATCCGCAGCCGAAGCAGCTTAGCGATCTGGCTACCTTACCCTGCCTGGTGATCAAAGAGCGCGACCATCCGTTTGGCGTCTGGCAATTGCACAGCAAAGAGGGTCAGCACGCGATCAAAGTGACCGGGCCGCTCTCCTCCAACCATGGAGAGATTGTGCATCAGTGGTGTCTGGATGGGCAGGGGATTGCATTACGTTCATGGTGGGATGTCAGTGAAAATATCGCCAGCGGCCATTTGGTACACGTGCTGCCGGACTATTATCAGCCCGCCAACGTCTGGGCGGTCTACGTGTCGCGGCTGGCGACCTCAGCCAAAATTCGCACCACCGTGGAGTTTCTGCGCCACTATTTTCAGCAGCACTATCCCCAGCAGTGTATCGTCAGCAGTGAGGAAAACAGCCGGCGACCAGCGCCGCCGGCGGAGGGCGTTACAGACGAGTGA
- the puuE gene encoding 4-aminobutyrate transaminase: MSNNEFHQRRLSATPRGVGVMCNFFAQSAQNATLTDVEGNEYIDFAAGIAVLNTGHRHPRMVAAVEQQLQQFTHTAYQIVPYESYVSLAEKLNELAPVKGPAKTAFFSTGAEAVENAVKIARAHTGRPGVIAFGGGFHGRTYMTMALTGKVAPYKLGFGPFPGSVYHVPYPSALHGISTADSITALERLFKADIEAKQVAAIIFEPVQGEGGFNVAPKELVAAVRRICDEHGIVMIADEVQSGFARTGKLFAMDHYADKPDLMTMAKSLAGGMPLSGVVGNAQIMDAPAPGGLGGTYAGNPLAVAAAHAVLDIIDNEALCERAQFLGERLLATLQEVKGWCPALVEARGVGSMIAAEFFDPATGEPSAAIAQKIQQQALEQGLLLLTCGQYGNVIRFLYPLTIPDAQFSRALTILQSVTRL, from the coding sequence ATGAGCAACAATGAATTCCATCAGCGTCGTCTTTCCGCTACCCCGCGCGGCGTGGGCGTTATGTGCAACTTCTTTGCCCAGAGCGCGCAAAACGCCACGTTGACCGATGTCGAGGGCAATGAATATATCGATTTCGCCGCCGGTATCGCGGTGCTGAATACCGGCCATCGCCATCCGCGGATGGTCGCCGCGGTTGAACAGCAGCTACAGCAATTTACCCATACCGCCTATCAGATCGTGCCTTATGAAAGCTATGTGTCGCTGGCGGAGAAGCTCAACGAACTGGCGCCGGTCAAAGGCCCGGCAAAAACCGCCTTCTTCTCTACCGGTGCGGAAGCGGTAGAAAACGCGGTGAAAATCGCCCGTGCCCATACCGGACGCCCCGGCGTTATCGCCTTCGGCGGCGGTTTCCATGGCCGTACCTATATGACGATGGCGCTAACCGGTAAGGTCGCGCCGTACAAACTGGGCTTCGGGCCGTTCCCCGGCTCGGTATACCACGTGCCGTACCCGTCAGCGCTGCACGGTATCAGCACCGCCGATTCGATTACCGCCCTTGAACGCCTGTTCAAAGCCGATATCGAAGCCAAACAGGTGGCAGCGATTATTTTCGAACCGGTACAGGGCGAAGGCGGCTTTAACGTTGCGCCGAAAGAGCTGGTTGCCGCGGTACGCCGCATCTGCGATGAGCACGGCATCGTGATGATTGCCGATGAAGTGCAGAGCGGCTTCGCCCGCACCGGCAAATTGTTCGCCATGGATCACTATGCCGATAAACCGGATCTGATGACGATGGCTAAAAGCCTGGCGGGCGGCATGCCGCTTTCCGGCGTGGTTGGTAACGCGCAGATTATGGATGCCCCGGCGCCGGGCGGCTTAGGCGGCACCTACGCCGGCAACCCGCTGGCGGTGGCGGCCGCGCATGCGGTGCTGGATATCATTGATAACGAAGCGCTGTGCGAGCGCGCGCAGTTCCTCGGCGAGCGCCTGCTGGCAACGCTACAGGAAGTTAAGGGCTGGTGTCCTGCGCTGGTGGAAGCGCGCGGCGTGGGTTCGATGATCGCCGCCGAGTTCTTCGATCCGGCGACCGGCGAACCTTCGGCGGCGATTGCGCAGAAAATCCAGCAGCAGGCGCTGGAGCAGGGCCTGCTGCTGTTGACCTGCGGTCAGTATGGCAACGTCATTCGCTTCCTCTATCCGTTGACCATCCCGGATGCTCAATTCTCCCGCGCGCTGACGATTCTGCAAAGCGTCACTCGTCTGTAA
- a CDS encoding NAD(P)/FAD-dependent oxidoreductase, producing the protein MTEHTTSYYAASANKYEPFPTLEESITCDVCVVGGGYTGLSSALHLAEMGYDVVVLEGARIGFGASGRNGGQLVNSYSRDIDVIEKNYGPDAAKMLGSMMFEGGDIIRERIQRYQIQCDYRPGGLFVAMNHKQMETLEEQKANWERYGNTQLELLDSHAIRREVDSDRYVGALLDHSGGHIHPLNLAIGEADAIRLNGGRVYEQSPVTRIQHTSPAVVSTARGQVTARYVIVAGNAYLGDKLEPELAKRSMPCGTQVVTTAPLSEDLARSLIPKNYCVEDCNYLLDYYRLTGDNRLLYGGGVVYGARDPDDVERLIMPKLLKTFPQLQGVKIDYRWTGNFLLTLSRMPQFGRLDNNIYYMQGYSGHGVTCTHLAGRLISELLRGDAERFDAFAKLPHYPFPGGRSLRIPFTAMGAAYYSLRDRLGV; encoded by the coding sequence ATGACTGAACATACCACTAGCTACTACGCCGCCAGCGCCAATAAATATGAACCGTTCCCGACGCTGGAGGAATCAATCACCTGTGATGTCTGCGTCGTCGGCGGCGGCTACACCGGCCTCTCCTCGGCCCTGCATCTGGCCGAAATGGGTTACGACGTGGTGGTGCTGGAAGGCGCGCGTATCGGCTTCGGCGCCAGCGGCCGTAACGGCGGACAGCTGGTTAACTCCTATAGCCGCGATATCGACGTTATTGAGAAGAACTACGGCCCGGATGCGGCCAAAATGCTCGGCAGCATGATGTTCGAAGGCGGCGATATTATTCGCGAGCGCATCCAGCGCTACCAGATCCAGTGCGACTACCGCCCAGGCGGCCTGTTTGTGGCCATGAACCATAAGCAAATGGAAACGCTGGAAGAGCAAAAAGCCAACTGGGAGCGCTACGGCAATACCCAACTGGAGCTGCTCGACAGCCATGCCATTCGTCGCGAAGTAGACAGCGACCGCTACGTCGGCGCCCTGCTCGACCACAGCGGCGGCCATATTCACCCGCTGAACCTCGCCATCGGCGAAGCGGACGCCATTCGTCTTAACGGCGGCCGGGTGTATGAGCAGTCGCCGGTGACCCGAATTCAGCACACCAGCCCGGCGGTAGTCAGTACCGCTCGCGGCCAGGTAACCGCGCGCTACGTGATCGTCGCCGGTAACGCCTATCTCGGCGACAAGCTTGAACCGGAGCTGGCAAAACGCAGCATGCCGTGCGGCACTCAGGTCGTGACGACCGCTCCGCTGTCGGAGGACTTAGCCCGCTCGCTGATCCCGAAAAACTACTGCGTGGAAGATTGTAACTATCTGCTGGACTACTACCGCCTTACCGGCGACAACCGCCTGCTGTACGGCGGCGGCGTGGTCTACGGCGCCCGTGACCCGGACGACGTCGAGCGGCTGATTATGCCGAAGCTGCTGAAAACCTTCCCGCAGCTGCAGGGGGTGAAAATTGACTACCGCTGGACCGGCAACTTCCTGCTGACCCTGTCGCGTATGCCGCAATTCGGCCGTCTCGATAACAATATTTACTACATGCAGGGCTACAGCGGCCACGGCGTAACCTGCACCCATCTGGCCGGACGCTTGATTTCAGAACTGCTGCGCGGCGATGCCGAGCGCTTCGATGCCTTCGCCAAACTGCCGCACTACCCGTTCCCGGGCGGGCGCAGCCTGCGAATTCCTTTTACCGCCATGGGCGCCGCCTACTACAGCCTGCGCGACCGCCTTGGGGTCTGA
- the puuC gene encoding aldehyde dehydrogenase PuuC yields MNFQHLAYWQEKAKNLAIETRLFINGEYCAAADNTTFETIDPAAQQTLAQVARGKKADVERAVKAARQAFDNGDWSQASPARRKAVLTKFADLMETHCEELALLETLDTGKPIRHSLRDDIPGAARAIRWYAEALDKVYGEVAPTGGNELAMIVREPIGVIAAVVPWNFPLLLACWKLGPALAAGNSVILKPSEKSPLTALRLAGLAKEAGLPDGVLNVISGFGHEAGQALALHPDVEVITFTGSTRTGKQLLKDAGDSNMKRVWLEAGGKSANIVFADCPDLQKAVNATAGGIFYNQGQVCIAGTRLLLEESIADEFLALLKAQAQNWQPGNPLDPDTTMGMLIDNAHADSVHSFIRGGETKSTLFLDGRKNPWPAAVGPTIFVDVDPASTLSREEIFGPVLVVTRFKSEEQALQLANDSDYGLGAAVWTRDLSRAHRMSRRLKAGSVFVNNYNDGDMTVPFGGYKQSGNGRDKSLHALEKFTELKTIWIALES; encoded by the coding sequence ATGAATTTTCAGCACCTGGCTTACTGGCAGGAAAAAGCGAAAAACCTGGCCATTGAAACGCGCTTATTTATTAACGGCGAATATTGCGCCGCGGCCGATAATACCACCTTCGAGACTATCGACCCTGCCGCACAGCAGACATTAGCGCAGGTCGCCCGCGGTAAAAAAGCCGATGTCGAACGGGCGGTGAAAGCCGCGCGTCAGGCTTTTGATAACGGCGACTGGTCGCAGGCCTCTCCGGCCCGGCGTAAAGCGGTTCTCACGAAATTTGCTGACCTGATGGAAACCCATTGTGAAGAGCTGGCGCTGCTGGAAACGCTCGATACCGGCAAACCGATTCGCCACAGCCTGCGCGACGATATTCCCGGCGCCGCCCGAGCCATTCGCTGGTACGCCGAAGCGCTGGATAAAGTTTATGGCGAGGTCGCGCCCACCGGCGGCAACGAGCTGGCAATGATCGTTCGTGAACCGATTGGCGTGATTGCCGCGGTAGTGCCGTGGAACTTCCCGCTGCTGCTGGCCTGCTGGAAACTCGGCCCGGCGCTGGCGGCAGGTAATAGCGTAATACTCAAACCCTCGGAAAAATCGCCGCTCACCGCCCTGCGACTGGCAGGGCTTGCGAAAGAAGCCGGACTCCCGGACGGGGTGTTAAACGTGATCAGCGGCTTTGGCCACGAGGCCGGGCAGGCGCTGGCGCTGCATCCTGACGTTGAAGTCATCACCTTCACCGGATCCACCCGTACCGGCAAACAGCTGCTGAAAGATGCCGGCGACAGCAATATGAAGCGCGTGTGGCTGGAAGCGGGCGGTAAGAGCGCCAATATCGTCTTCGCCGACTGTCCGGATCTGCAAAAAGCGGTCAACGCCACCGCCGGCGGTATCTTCTATAACCAGGGGCAGGTCTGCATCGCCGGCACCCGCCTGCTGCTGGAAGAGAGCATCGCCGACGAGTTCCTGGCATTACTGAAAGCACAGGCGCAAAACTGGCAGCCGGGTAATCCGCTCGATCCCGATACCACCATGGGAATGTTAATTGATAACGCCCATGCCGACAGCGTGCACAGCTTTATCCGCGGCGGTGAAACCAAAAGCACGCTATTCCTCGACGGGCGGAAAAATCCGTGGCCTGCCGCCGTCGGCCCGACCATTTTCGTCGATGTCGACCCGGCCTCAACCCTCAGCCGCGAAGAGATCTTCGGCCCGGTGCTGGTCGTCACGCGCTTCAAAAGCGAAGAACAGGCGCTGCAGCTGGCCAACGACAGCGACTACGGTCTCGGCGCCGCGGTGTGGACCCGCGATCTGTCGCGCGCACACCGCATGAGTCGCCGCCTGAAGGCCGGCTCGGTCTTCGTCAACAACTACAACGATGGTGATATGACCGTCCCGTTCGGCGGCTATAAGCAGAGCGGCAACGGGCGCGATAAATCGCTGCACGCGCTGGAAAAATTCACCGAACTGAAAACCATCTGGATTGCTCTGGAGTCTTGA
- the puuR gene encoding HTH-type transcriptional regulator PuuR — protein sequence MSDDGLAPGKRLSEIRQQLGLSQRRAAELSGLTHSAISTIEQDKVSPAISTLQKLLKVYGLSLSEFFSEPEKPDEPQVVINQDDLIEMGSQGVSMKLVHNGNPNRTLAMIFETYQPGTTTGERIKHQGEEIGTILEGEIVLTINGQSYHLVAGQSYAINTGIPHSFSNTSAGICRIISAHTPTTF from the coding sequence ATGAGCGATGACGGACTGGCGCCAGGGAAACGTCTGTCAGAGATCCGCCAACAGCTGGGTCTTTCACAGCGTCGTGCCGCCGAACTGTCTGGGTTAACACATAGTGCCATCAGCACCATAGAGCAGGACAAAGTCAGTCCTGCCATCAGTACGCTGCAAAAGCTGCTGAAAGTATATGGGCTGTCGCTCTCGGAATTCTTTTCTGAACCCGAAAAGCCGGATGAGCCGCAGGTCGTCATTAATCAGGACGATCTTATCGAAATGGGGAGTCAGGGCGTTTCAATGAAACTGGTTCATAACGGAAATCCGAACCGTACGCTGGCGATGATTTTTGAAACTTACCAGCCTGGGACCACAACCGGGGAGAGAATTAAGCATCAGGGTGAGGAGATAGGCACCATACTGGAAGGTGAGATCGTGCTGACGATTAACGGTCAGTCGTACCACCTGGTGGCTGGACAGAGCTATGCCATTAATACCGGCATCCCTCATAGCTTCAGCAACACCTCGGCAGGTATCTGCCGCATTATCAGTGCCCACACCCCCACCACATTCTGA
- the puuD gene encoding gamma-glutamyl-gamma-aminobutyrate hydrolase, with the protein MYKPVIGVVMCRNRLKGHQTQTLQEKYLNAIVNAGGLPIALPHALAEPELLDALVDKLDGIYLPGSPSNVQPHLYGENGDEPDADPGRDLLSMALINAALERRIPIFAICRGLQELVVATGGTLYRRLFEQPELLEHREDPELPVEQQYAPSHQVEVQEGGLLSQLIPGCNTFWVNSLHGQGAKTLGSCLRVEARSPDGLVEAVSVNDHPFALGVQWHPEWNSSEYALSRMLFDGFITACQSHVAEKRRL; encoded by the coding sequence ATGTACAAGCCAGTTATTGGCGTCGTGATGTGTAGAAACAGGCTTAAGGGTCACCAGACCCAGACTCTGCAAGAAAAGTACCTGAATGCCATTGTTAACGCTGGCGGACTGCCGATTGCCCTGCCGCACGCGCTGGCCGAGCCGGAACTGCTGGATGCGTTAGTCGATAAACTGGACGGGATCTACCTGCCAGGCAGCCCCAGCAACGTGCAGCCGCACCTTTATGGTGAAAACGGCGATGAGCCTGACGCCGACCCCGGGCGTGATCTTCTGAGCATGGCGCTAATTAACGCCGCGCTCGAAAGGCGCATCCCCATTTTCGCCATCTGCCGAGGGCTGCAGGAACTGGTTGTCGCCACCGGCGGGACTCTGTATCGTCGTCTGTTTGAACAGCCGGAACTGCTGGAGCATCGCGAAGATCCTGAACTACCGGTGGAGCAGCAGTATGCGCCGTCCCACCAGGTGGAGGTGCAGGAAGGAGGTTTACTTTCTCAGTTAATACCGGGCTGCAACACGTTTTGGGTAAACTCGCTACACGGCCAGGGCGCAAAAACGCTGGGTTCGTGTCTGCGCGTGGAGGCCCGTTCACCGGATGGGCTGGTTGAGGCGGTCAGCGTCAACGACCACCCTTTCGCGCTGGGCGTGCAATGGCATCCTGAATGGAACAGTAGCGAATACGCCCTGTCGCGTATGTTGTTTGATGGTTTTATCACCGCCTGTCAGAGCCATGTCGCCGAAAAGCGGCGGCTCTGA